A stretch of the Mycobacterium shigaense genome encodes the following:
- a CDS encoding VWA domain-containing protein: protein MAKPFSQGHSSRYSAYTGGPDPLAPPVDLREALEQIGQDVMAGTSPRRALSELLRRGTKNMPGADRLAAEANKKRRELLRRNNLDGTLQEIKKLLDEAVLAERKELARALDDDARFGELQLDALPSSPAKAVQELSEYNWRSGDAREKYEQIKDLLGREMLDQRFAGMKEALAGATDEDRQRVNDMLDDLNELLDKHNRGEDTQQDFDDFMAKHGEFFPENPRNVDELMDSLAKRAAAAQRFRNSLSPDQRAELDALAQQAFGSPSLMNALNRLDANLQAARPGEDWMGSEQFSGDNPFGIGEGTQALSDIAELEQLADQLSQSYPGATMDDVDLDALARQLGDEAAVDARMLAELERALVNQGFLDRGSDGQWRLSPKAMRRLGETALRDVAQQLSSRRGDRELRRAGAAGELTGATRPWQFGDTEPWNISRTLTNAVLRQAGTATLDGRDDGVRITVDDVEVSETETRTQAAVALLVDTSFSMVMENRWLPMKQTALALNHLVCTRFRSDALQIIAFGRYARTVTAAELTGLEGVYEQGTNLHHALALAGRHLRRHPNAQPVVLVVTDGEPTAHLEDFDGDGSAVFFDYPPHPRTIAHTVRGFDDMARLGAQITIFRLGSDPGLARFIDQVARRVEGRVVVPDLDGLGAAVVGDYLRSRRRR from the coding sequence ATGGCTAAGCCTTTTTCGCAGGGGCACTCCTCGCGGTACTCGGCGTATACCGGCGGGCCCGACCCGCTGGCGCCGCCAGTGGACCTGCGTGAGGCGCTCGAACAGATCGGACAGGACGTCATGGCTGGCACGTCGCCGCGCCGCGCCCTATCCGAGCTGCTGCGGCGGGGCACCAAGAACATGCCGGGCGCCGACCGGCTGGCTGCCGAAGCGAACAAGAAAAGGCGAGAGTTATTGCGCCGTAACAACTTAGACGGCACGCTGCAGGAGATCAAGAAGCTCCTCGACGAGGCGGTGCTGGCCGAGCGCAAGGAACTGGCACGCGCGCTCGACGACGATGCCCGCTTCGGCGAACTGCAGCTCGATGCGCTGCCGTCGTCGCCGGCCAAGGCGGTCCAGGAGCTGTCCGAATACAACTGGCGCAGCGGCGACGCCCGCGAAAAGTACGAGCAGATCAAGGATCTGCTGGGCCGCGAGATGCTCGACCAGCGCTTCGCCGGCATGAAGGAGGCGCTGGCTGGAGCCACGGACGAGGACCGCCAGCGGGTCAACGACATGCTGGACGACCTCAACGAGCTGCTCGACAAGCACAACCGCGGCGAGGACACCCAGCAAGACTTCGACGACTTCATGGCCAAGCACGGCGAATTCTTCCCGGAGAACCCGCGCAACGTCGACGAGCTGATGGACTCACTGGCCAAGCGCGCCGCCGCCGCCCAGCGGTTCCGCAACAGCCTCAGCCCGGACCAGCGGGCCGAGCTGGATGCCCTGGCGCAGCAGGCTTTTGGTTCTCCATCGCTGATGAACGCGTTGAACCGCCTCGATGCTAACCTGCAGGCCGCCCGGCCGGGTGAGGATTGGATGGGGTCCGAGCAGTTCTCCGGCGACAACCCGTTCGGGATCGGCGAGGGCACCCAGGCGCTGTCCGACATCGCCGAACTCGAGCAGCTAGCCGACCAACTCTCGCAAAGCTATCCGGGCGCGACTATGGACGACGTCGATCTCGACGCCCTGGCCCGCCAGCTCGGCGACGAGGCCGCCGTGGACGCGCGCATGCTGGCCGAACTGGAGCGGGCTCTGGTCAACCAGGGTTTCCTGGACCGGGGTTCCGACGGCCAGTGGCGGCTCTCGCCCAAGGCCATGCGCCGGCTGGGTGAGACGGCGCTACGCGATGTGGCGCAACAACTTTCCAGTCGGCGCGGGGACCGTGAGCTGCGCCGCGCGGGAGCCGCCGGCGAGCTGACCGGCGCGACGCGGCCGTGGCAGTTCGGGGACACCGAGCCGTGGAACATCTCCCGCACCTTGACCAATGCCGTGCTGCGTCAGGCGGGAACCGCGACGCTGGACGGCCGGGACGATGGGGTGCGGATCACCGTCGACGACGTGGAGGTTTCCGAGACCGAGACGCGCACTCAGGCGGCCGTGGCGCTGTTGGTGGACACCTCGTTTTCGATGGTGATGGAGAACCGCTGGCTGCCGATGAAACAAACGGCGCTCGCACTCAACCATCTGGTGTGCACCCGGTTCCGGTCGGATGCCTTGCAAATCATCGCCTTTGGCCGCTACGCGCGAACGGTGACGGCCGCCGAGCTGACGGGACTGGAGGGGGTCTACGAGCAGGGCACCAACCTGCACCACGCGCTGGCGCTGGCCGGGCGCCACCTGCGTCGGCATCCCAACGCCCAACCGGTTGTTCTGGTGGTGACCGACGGTGAGCCGACTGCGCATCTGGAGGATTTCGACGGCGACGGCTCGGCCGTGTTCTTCGACTACCCGCCGCACCCGCGGACCATCGCGCACACCGTGCGCGGGTTCGACGACATGGCGCGGCTGGGAGCGCAGATCACCATCTTCCGGCTGGGCAGCGACCCGGGCCTGGCCCGGTTCATCGACCAGGTCGCGCGCCGTGTCGAGGGTCGTGTCGTGGTGCCCGATCTCGACGGGCTGGGCGCGGCCGTGGTGGGCGACTATCTGCGGTCCCGACGCCGACGCTAG
- a CDS encoding alpha/beta hydrolase, with amino-acid sequence MTLTLADIEHWDPGAIRAVFDAAIKRSHGTRTASASLTETMRLLDFGGDAAEAAHASTNKTTQLLDTHADACDAVAKAAEKSADEVAAIRQRLQAIKDDARTHHLNLNETTGVALPPSDLASYSEADQRAIIDAAVRLNANIKALLADAEVADEDLAAAIRGADGDLSPDQVNTQLGHQPPNMPQVPPQGTDPDQVKKWWHSLTPGQQDGAKEWFPDSVRNLDGVPVDVRDELNRPVLQSELNRLKQGWLDANGVWHTDPEKLADLQALQDTLNAHPNTSLIELDTTSNLRKVLAAVGIGDVDNADRVGVTVGGLNTRVSSSLDAMVREGETQRAKASELRLKAGVANPDAVASIAWLGYDAPDNPVDVAMDGLAQKGAGPLNSFYKGLAATTNVSEQHITAFGHSYGSLVTSLALQQGAPVSDVVLYGSPGTELSNISQLHVAPGHAFYEVGLNDGVSDAIPEFGAFGPPPQDVPGFTELSTQTGWAPGSIAGDGQLHERAYGHSEYARDGSNGELRMSGYNLAAVLAGLPEDAVKPPPPLIPPGQGPIVIPGP; translated from the coding sequence CGGGGATGCCGCCGAGGCCGCGCACGCGTCGACCAACAAGACCACCCAACTTCTGGACACCCACGCCGACGCCTGCGACGCCGTCGCGAAGGCCGCCGAAAAATCGGCCGACGAGGTCGCGGCGATCCGCCAACGGCTGCAGGCCATCAAAGACGATGCGCGCACGCATCACCTGAACCTCAACGAGACGACCGGGGTCGCCCTGCCACCCTCGGATCTGGCGTCCTACTCCGAGGCCGATCAGCGGGCCATCATCGACGCCGCCGTCCGGCTGAACGCAAACATCAAGGCGCTCTTGGCCGATGCCGAGGTCGCCGACGAGGATTTGGCGGCGGCGATTCGCGGCGCCGACGGCGACCTGTCCCCCGACCAGGTCAACACCCAGCTCGGTCACCAGCCCCCGAACATGCCGCAGGTGCCACCGCAGGGCACCGACCCCGATCAGGTCAAGAAGTGGTGGCATTCACTCACCCCGGGGCAGCAGGACGGGGCCAAGGAGTGGTTCCCCGATTCGGTGCGCAACCTCGACGGCGTCCCGGTCGATGTCCGCGACGAGCTGAACAGGCCGGTGCTGCAAAGCGAATTGAACAGGCTCAAGCAGGGCTGGTTGGACGCAAACGGGGTGTGGCACACCGATCCCGAGAAGCTGGCCGACCTGCAGGCGCTCCAAGACACCCTCAACGCCCACCCCAACACCAGCCTGATCGAGCTGGACACCACCAGCAATCTGCGAAAAGTGTTGGCGGCGGTCGGGATTGGCGATGTAGACAACGCCGATCGGGTCGGTGTCACCGTGGGCGGCCTCAACACGCGCGTCAGCTCCAGCCTCGACGCCATGGTCCGCGAAGGCGAAACCCAACGCGCCAAGGCCAGCGAGTTGCGGCTGAAGGCCGGGGTGGCGAATCCGGACGCGGTGGCCTCGATTGCCTGGCTGGGCTACGACGCGCCGGACAACCCGGTCGACGTCGCGATGGACGGGCTCGCCCAAAAAGGCGCCGGACCGCTGAACAGCTTCTACAAGGGGCTGGCGGCCACCACAAATGTGTCCGAGCAACACATCACGGCGTTCGGCCACTCGTACGGTTCGCTGGTCACCAGCCTCGCGCTGCAACAGGGGGCGCCGGTCAGCGACGTCGTGCTGTACGGTTCGCCGGGCACCGAGCTCAGCAACATCTCGCAGCTGCACGTCGCGCCCGGGCACGCCTTCTACGAGGTCGGCCTCAATGATGGTGTGTCAGATGCCATCCCGGAATTCGGCGCCTTCGGACCTCCCCCGCAGGACGTGCCGGGTTTCACCGAGCTGTCGACGCAGACCGGTTGGGCGCCGGGCAGCATCGCGGGCGACGGCCAATTGCACGAACGCGCCTACGGGCACTCCGAATACGCGCGCGACGGCAGCAACGGCGAGCTTCGGATGAGCGGTTACAACCTGGCCGCGGTCCTGGCCGGACTACCCGAAGACGCCGTCAAACCGCCGCCGCCGCTGATCCCGCCGGGTCAGGGGCCGATCGTCATTCCGGGGCCATAA
- a CDS encoding LppA family lipoprotein: MRCKGFRWFAAALVIAMAASGCAKPTTFDPHANPGRAELDRLQKMVNDRSDLEIVEQQLTGLDATIRATIAKYSPATTFTTTPMSNATNGCNDPFNRSIGRQVGSDRFEGRPAPSPGQWLQITSELAPVFSAAGFHSNGMVVGQPPPPLGGDDDSQIRDDGALIHLGTNPLVLYDYNTGCHLPAAWRTAPPPLDMRPSNDPDIHYPYLYGPPGGRNVDAQ, encoded by the coding sequence ATGCGGTGCAAAGGTTTTCGTTGGTTTGCAGCCGCCTTGGTCATCGCCATGGCGGCGTCGGGATGCGCCAAACCCACTACGTTCGATCCACACGCCAATCCGGGCCGCGCCGAGCTGGATCGGCTGCAGAAGATGGTCAACGATCGGTCCGACCTGGAAATCGTCGAGCAACAACTGACTGGCCTGGATGCGACGATCCGGGCCACTATCGCCAAATACTCACCGGCGACGACGTTTACGACGACGCCGATGAGCAACGCCACCAACGGCTGCAACGACCCGTTCAACCGGTCCATCGGACGCCAGGTGGGAAGCGATCGCTTCGAGGGCCGGCCGGCGCCGTCTCCCGGACAGTGGCTGCAGATCACCAGCGAGCTGGCGCCGGTGTTCTCGGCGGCGGGCTTCCACTCGAACGGCATGGTGGTGGGACAACCGCCACCGCCGTTGGGCGGCGACGATGACTCCCAGATCCGCGACGACGGCGCTCTGATCCATCTGGGCACGAATCCTCTTGTCCTGTACGACTACAACACCGGCTGCCATTTGCCGGCGGCCTGGCGCACCGCGCCCCCACCGCTGGACATGCGGCCGTCCAACGACCCGGATATCCACTACCCGTACCTCTACGGGCCGCCGGGCGGCCGAAACGTCGACGCTCAATGA